GTCAAGCCATCCTTCGGCACGATCTCGAAAGTCGTCGCTCCACGCGGACGCTATCTGCTCCTCCAGATCTCGACGGTGATCTTTCTGACGTTCTAAGGCTTCTTCTGCCTTTCGAAGTTGTTCACGGTTCTTTTCTAAGTTTGCCTCGATACGTTCGCGAGCATTGTCCCTTTTCTGTTCAAACTCTCTCTGTCTATCCTCCTGATATTCCCTGTAACGACCCCAGAAGATGTCGTGCTGCTCACGAATTTCTTTTATTCGCTCGAACACTTCGTCCTTGTGTTCTCGCGTCATCTCATGCTTGTACTTCGACAACAACTGACCGGCTTGATAAAGATGGCGGCCTTTTCCTTTCATTATCTCTTTCGTAGTCTGAGCAGTGTAGAAGGTGATCATATCGCCGATCTCGTCATCAAACGCGTTCCAGTACGCCTCTCCCAATTCGTAGTTGATCTCGATCATTCGATAGTCAGATCGCTCTGCGTTTCGTTTTCGGCTCTTTTCGTGGGCTTCGCTTCGAAGTGCACAAAATGTTTGCCAGGCAGTCTCACGCTCATCCCTTGTCGGGTACTTAACCTTGTTGTTGAAGTCCGCCTGTATCTCTTTCATTAAATCGAAGACCGGTTCCCAATCGTCCCTTGTCGTTCCGGTAATACCACGAGTCGAATTTATCCAACTATCGAGTTGCCGGATCTTTTTGTCGAGGTCTTCGTGTGTTGTATCCCAAAACATGATGCCAGATTCCCTTTGAACTATTGTTTCTAAGCCGTGATCGTCTGGGCGCGTTGGAGGCGTTTTGACACCAGGTCGATGACGGCTTCGTAAACGGCGTCGCGTTCGCTCGCAGTTAGGCCCAGGGCATCGAAAATTACGTTGTCTAGGTCGCGGCGGTCCATCATCATAGAAGTCTTCGCTGGCAAAATAGATCAATTTGCATTTCGTGTTTGTATCCACTCGGCCAGTCGAGGGCCTTCGAGTTTCTCCGTTCTGTTGCCTGTTCGCACATATACATCTTTTCCGTCCAGGAATGTAACCGCGGGATTGGGTTCGACGTCTATTCGGCAAACATCGCCTTCGGGCAGGGTTTCGAATCTGACCTTAATCTTTCCAACTGGAGCTTTTAGGCGGTCTTTTATTAGGTCTTGTAGTTTTAGCTCGAAACCGTCAACATTAGCCTTGCCGCATAGCCTAAAATCGAGTCCTAATCCTTTAATCTCGCCGGAATCGGAGACGCCGATCAGAAGCGTTCCGCCATCGGTATTTAGAAATGCCGCTATGGTTTTCAGATTGCCGAGCAAGACGCCCGGATGTTTCTCACCTGTGACATTGTTTGCTTCTAAGGTTTCCTTGAACTCTAATTGTGAACTCTCACCCTCGGCGATTAATGTGAGAATCGGATTGGAAAGCCAATATTCGGGTGGCTTTGAAAGAATGCGTTCGCAACGAGCCAAATGGTCCGCATACTTTTCCTTGATCTCCGCGGTAAGGCCCTGAGCTTCCGCTGGTCGTGGATACCGTCTACAAAACCACATTTCGACTTCCCGTACCTGATCTGGAGTTAGCTCATAAAGCCCGAATATCAGCGAATCGATTTCCCTTTGTTCATGAAGATAATATGAATACAGCGGGTCAAGTTTCTGACTATCAATTATTGACTGAACCAGTGTTTCAAGCTGATTCTCATCTTCCGGTGACATTTCAGGCAGCATTAAGTTGAGAAGTACTTCTTCGCCGGTTTCGACTGTGTGGGACAAGTAGTTCTTTAATTGATACCGCGATAAAACGGAAGCCAAAATAGCCAGAAGCAACGTCGCAGGTTTCTCGTTGCTGAAAATCGTAGATCCTTTGTTTCCAAAGATCGCATTGCAACCCAATCTAAACGTGGGACTGTAGACTCCCGTTGGTGAGAATGTTATTCCTTGACGAAAATAATAGTCGCGATTCTGAAAACGGGCCGCAATCCGTCCATCCTGATTGTCACTTGTGTGGGTCTCCAAACGGTGAACAGACGACCTTGACCAGTCAATGAAGTAGCCCGTCGGGACATAATAGTTTGGAAGCCAACCATCCCCGGCGTTGCTTTCGCCTCCTTTGTCATAGGGCAAAAAGTGTCTGCCCTCATATTCGTTTGGATCGACCCCGTTGCGTTTCTCGTCTTGGGATAGATTTGCAATTTCTGTTTCGCGGAGAAGTTTCCGTTCGTCAAGAATTTCGTAACTCCCTCGCACGCCCTCTCTTTTGCGCAGATAATGTTGATTGTCGGCGGTAATCAATCCTTGCTTGACCTGCGCCATCCGCGCAAGCTGCGTGAAATCCTCGTTACAAAATAACTGATGAAGTTCGGGGGACGCTATAAAAAAGGAGAGATTACTGTATGTCGTTATCGCTCTTTGAGGATATGTGTAGCGAGCATAGTCGAGGGTCTGAGCATCGAAACCATGAGCCGACACAACACGAAGATTATCTTCCAGCATGCGCCAGTTTCGAACAGGAAGATTTCGAAGATCTCCGGCAAGTACGTTGTTATCTTCGGTTGGCGGTTGCTTCGTGAGAGTAAGAATGCACGTATTCACAGTTGCATCAAAGACCCACGGCGGCAGATCGAGGAAATGGTGAACGGTTGACTGTTCGAGGATCCGTCGCCGCAGAGGCAAATGAGATTTAATCGTCCGCCATGTGTCGGAAACAATGTAGCTGAGAATCCCTCCACTTCTAAGGAGTTGAAGCCCTCGGGCCATGAAGAGCCCGTATGTGTCTTTTGACTGAGAGCCTTCTCTTGCCCGATCAAAGTAAAGATCGCGCACATTATCGGCAACCTTTGCTCCGTATGGTGGGTTCGCAAGGACAACATCGAAGCCCCTTTGCCCGGTTTCATTTCGCTTAAACACCTCGGCAAATTCAATCGCCCAGTCAAATGCATCCTCGGGAACACCAGCATTTTGATTAGCGTGAACCCAGAATGAAATCTCATCGTGAAGACGGTTAACCTCTTCCAGCAAACCTTCGCGATATTCCTTGTCATGCGGAGCACGGATTGACGCATCAAAGAATTTTGCCTTCGCCCTTCTATATTGCTCGATTTGCTCTGCCACGCCATCTAGATTTGCTCGGCTCGGGTCGGGTGCCGTTAGGCTGTCACCACATTCAATCTTGAAGTCGAGATTTGGAAGCGGCTGAGGTTCGTCCCCAGTGAAATCAATAGCCAAACTAAGCCATAGCCTAAGCCTCGCGATTTGAACAGCAAACTTGTCTTTATCAACGCCATAAAGATTGGCCTGAATGATGGCGAGCTTTCGATCAAAGATTTCCTTATCTGCATTTTGAGCACGCGTATCGAGTATGCCGGTTAGAATTGTTAATTCCTGAAGTATCCCAAGAAGATACGCTCCTGAACCACAAGCTGGGTCAACCACCCGGATCTCAGTCAACCTTTGAAGCAGTGCCCGAGCCTCGGCGACCGTTAGATTCTCGTCCGAATAGTGGTATACCAACGCCCGAAGTTTTGCCATTCCAATATCAGCGATTTCCAAATATCGGATTAGTGCTTCGCGGCACATAAATTGGACGATTTCTCGCGGAGTATAGTAGCTGCCGCTATCGCCTCGACCGGTGACGAGTTCTTCGAAAACCTTGCCGAGCATTTCGGGGTCAACGGCAACCTGAACATCGATTGGTGAAGATTCGTCAACCGTGAAGTTGTAGCGTTCGAAAAGGGTTAGAATGCGGCCAAGATTCTCATTACCGAGTGAAACGCTGCCGCGTTCATCGAAACCATCCTCGTCTTTCTCGAATAGGCCACCGTTGAGATATGGAACCTTGCCCCGCCGCCCCTTCAATAGATTCGAGTCATGAACATCGGCACTTTCCGCTTCACCTAAACCGGAAAAGAATACCCAGAATAATCGGTCAGCGAAGAAGTTTTCGCCATTTGCCTCGGCCTCGTTGAAAAGTCTGCGCAAATAGTCGGTATCGCCATCGAACTCAAGCCACGCTTTCTTTTGAAGAAAGTATATGAACATGAGGCGATTAAATAGACGCTGGGTGAAGAGCCGTCGTTTCTCGGCTGCTACTTTATCGTTTGCTTTGGTATCAGGAATGCTTTGCTTAACTTCTTCCTCGATAAGCCGGAAAACCGCTTCGTAATCCGTGAAGAAATCCTTATTGAGTTTTTCGACCGAAAATGCTTTAAGGAGCGCATCAAGCTTGAGATCAGATTGGGAATAGAAATCAAGACTATCAACAGCAGTTCGGACCGTCTCGCCGTTACCGAGCAGATACGTGAACCGTTTTGGTTCGGTCTTTTGTTCGATTACCTCATCTGTTTCAGGATTCCGGACACGAATTTCAGATATAAGCGAGAGCCGCCATTTGTCATTCTGGACAAAAACGACAAGGGCAGCGTCAACGTCGTATTTGTAGACGCTCCGCAAAAGTGATCTGACGCCGACACGATTCTGCCCAATACGGACATTATTTTTGAGGTCGATCTGATAGAGTCCGACGACGCGGCCGTCGGCGGTGTTGAACGAGCCAAGTTCGACAGCCTTTTTCGCAAGGTCATTTGCAGGAAGCGTGATCGGCTTAGGAGTTTGAAGCAGGTTGCGAACACCGAAAATGTCCCTCAGCACTCGCGTCCATCCTTCATTTTCGAATGGATTCTCAAGAATTTGTTTCAGTTCGTATTTGGTCATTATGGGATAAACGTCTCCGAGAGCACGATCTCAGGTTCAATGTTAGCGGAAAGCTCGGTAATGCTCGTCGAGCCGTCGCTTTCATCCAGAGCGTCAAACTTTCGCGCAAGTTCGACGAGTATCGATTCTGCCTGTTGCCAGGTGATCTGCCGCTTTTCAACCTTTTGCCGGAGCTTTCGCACCTCGCCGGGCAAGGCGGCATATGTTCCACGATCTATCAATTCGCCCAGGTTCCCGCAAACAGTCTTGATCTCATCATGTTTTGTAATGCCCGAGATGTCGCGTAGAAATTTCTTTGCCTGATTCGATCTGGCATCGGCCTTGTCGGTTGTGGTCACCGCTTCCGTTGATGAGCCAAAGAAATCCTTTTCAAATGTGTTCAATGCCGCCTGCACATGATCGTAGTGGTTTGGCGGCAGGGGAAAGGCCGGTTCCGATGATCTTGCCTCAAAGATAGCTGCGGCCTGGAGGAATGTCAGAGCCTCGACATTTCCATCTCCTCTTGAGGTATAAAATTCGGTCTTGTACTGCGATTTTAGGAAGATCACTGTCGAATCTTCAACGTCTTGCTTCTTCGATCTCGAAATACTACGTCCGGTCCTCGCCTTGAGCGGAAAGGCCTTAATGCGTTTGAACTTATTTGGATTGGCATCTTTGAATTCGCGAATATATCTCAGATAGAAAAGGCGCTTGTCCTCCTCATCTTCGAGCCCCTCCTGAAAGAGTTTGAATTGCTCAACGAATTCCTCGTGTGTATAGATCTTTGCGTCTTCGCCAAATGCCGAATGAAAGCTCTGCAACTTAACCAAAGCCTTGTTATAGAGGTTTATGTACTCGTCGCCTTGCGGCGACGGATAAAAGTTATAGCTATATACAACCTTGCCAACACTGCCGATACGATTGACCCGGCCAATTCGCTGCATCAAACGCGTTGCGTTCCATGGCGTGTCGTAATTTACTATCACATTTGCCCGATGCAGATTAACGCCCTCGGCGAGCACATCGGTAGTAATGAGTAATTGGTGATCGTCCTTTTGCTCGCCCGTGTAATTCGCATCGAAATTATCGCGAATAGTTTCAAACAACTTCTTCCGATTTTCCGCCGACACATTTAATGCATCAATACCCAAACGTTCCTTAATGCTCTCGTGCAGATGATTCGCCGTGTCCTTGCTTTCGGTGAAGATCACAAGCTTGCCTGAGGCATTAGTTGAGGTATTTAGGAATTGCCTATCCAGAGCGTCGAAAAATGTCTCAAGTTTTGGATCCTCATCGATCTCTTTCCATTGTTTAATGAGGCCATTTAATAGGTCGAGATCGTTCCTTAATCCAACCACGAATTCTGGCTCGAAATCAGAAGCCGGGAAGATACGGTTGCGAGAATCCGGGTCATCAACTGTGCGCTCGAGGATGTAGTTTTCGACCTCTTCCATCGTATAGCCCTTTTCCATCAGGGCGTTTACGTCGAAGTCGGGAGCGATGAAAACTTTGTCATTCGCAAACATCGCGATCATTCGCTCGGTTGCTTTTGCAACATTTCTCAATGTTCGTTTGAAAGCATAAAAACTGCTTTCAAGACGCTTGACCATTAGATTCCGAAGTATCCCTGCAAGCGAAAGCGAAACTATACGCGCCTGTGGATATTGCTCGTCACGGATCTCTTCTTTGAGAGCCAGGACCGCCTGATAACGGAAGTACTTCACTTCATTCGTCAAGACATCCATCGAATGAGTAAAGAGTTCGCCGATCTTTCCTCTCAGTTCGTACTCGATCTCTCGCGGAGGCGATATTTCCGGAAAATCAATGCCTTGCTCTTTAAGGTCTTGAAGGTACTTTGGATAGTTCCTGAGGTCGGTCCTGGTTCGACGAACAGTTATCGGCGAAATTATCCTCTCTCGCATCTGTTGATATAACTCGCGAATCCGCCCAAGGTCCGGCTGGGGGTCTCGGATGATCTCTTTATACTCGCGGATTATCGGGCCAAAAAATGCCTGGAGATTTGTCTCGGTCAGTGTGCTTCGACGTGAGTCCTGAAACAACTGCAGCTGATAATAAATATCCTGCGGCCGGTTGTTGAGTGGCGTTGCCGAGATCAGAATAACCTTCTTCTTATCATCAGCGATCAAACCATCGCCGGTTCGCGGAGATTTGCAGATCCGCTGAAGATTCTGAAACATCTGAGACGTGTGATTGCGATAGCGATGCGCTTCGTCAACAAGGATCAGGTCGTACTCTTCTTTGGGCCAGTAGTTATGGTCATTTCCATCAAGAATTTTTTCGAGACTTCCGTTGGTAATAAATTTAGTGTCCTTATCAAGGCGAAACTGCCTAAACGTGTCTTTCCAATTCCGTTCGAGGGCCGGGGGATAAACGACAAGGATCTTTGTATTCTGTGAGCCATTGGCGATACGGAATCGTTTCGCGATCATCGCAGCAACGACCGTTTTGCCAAGACCCACAACGTCCGCAAGGAAGAAGCCGTTATCGCGCATCAACATTTGAAAACCTTCGTTAACTGCGTCGATCTGATAGCTCAGTTTGCGGAAAGTTGATGGGAGGTCGCCAACCGTGTCCGGATCGTAATCGATGTTGCGTCCGAAATATTCTGTTAGGAATTTGAGATAAATCTCGTGGGGCGTAAATACCTGCCCGATGTGCGTTTTATCTTTGAATGACTGAATATCTGCGGGTAAGATCGGCGTCGATTCCGCCCAGAGATTGGTAAACTCACCTTTTGCAAACTGGACGTCGTCGAAATCCTTTAGGGCAATGTTGAGCTCATAATTTGGACTTTGCTTGATTCCCAACCCTGCTTCGGTGAGGTTCGAAGAGCCCATTATCACCCAACCGTCGGAATTGGCAGTGTGATGCTCAGGTAGGAATAGGTAGAATTTTGCGTGAATCGCTCTCGAATTGTGAGCACGCACCTCAATTCGCCCCTCAATAAGGTCGGTTACGAACTGCAAAATACCTTCTTCGACTTCCGCTGAATACTTGGCCTCACGAATGTCCTGAATGAACCAGTTTAAGAACTCTTGCTTTGCCCTTGCTTCATCGCCAAAGAACAGAAGACCCTTGCGTTGGGTTTCTGCGAACATCTGATCGACATTGATGCCGACCAAAATCTTGATCTTTTTCAGATCTTTCAGATATGGCTGAAGCGCGAAGTACCCTGAAGATCTGAAATAACCGACTACCGCATGAAAGGCGTATAGATCTTTCATGCCATGGATGATCCCAGTAAATTTATCGAACAAACTTCGTTCGTTGCTATTCGTGAAAAATTTGGAAGACATCAATTCTCGGAGGTTAGAAACCAATCAGCCAACATCCAAACCTATATCTGACAGCGACCCTACAATCTGTGATGCCTTCCTCTTTCCTTGTCCTGAAGTGTCTGTTAAAAATTGGTTTCGCGGCATAGGTCAGGCAATCTGGTCGAAACGGATTCGCCTAAATATAGCATAAGTGCCGGTTTGGATGTGAGCAATCAAACCGTAGATGGCGTAACCGTTATGAATACAACGGTTAGGGTGATCACGTGCGGCAGCGAGGGAAATAATCTCCATTTTTTTGTATCAAAAACAACTGTTTTTGGCTTAGATTCTGTTAACTTTGCTCTGTTTTCGCGTGGTTCTAGCCGGTTTTCAAGTGAAAATGCTCCGTTTTCTCGTGACTTTGGCCTTTTGTCACGAAACTTTGCTCTGTTTTCACATGACTTTGCTATGTTTTCGCGTGATAAAGGGGATCGATTGCTGAATGTAGCCAGTGGTCGGTTGTCAGTTGTCGGTGGTCAGTGGTTGGTGAAAGCTGGAAGAGTGGAGGAATTGAGGAGAGAATGCGGATCGCGGATAGTGGACAAGATTTTCCGCGGCGCTCCTCCTGCAGTCCCGCGATAGTGGCAATTCAAAGATGCCTACAGACTGCGGTGCTGCAAAGAACCCGGCCCGCTGACGCAGGCGGTTCTGACAGGAGGCTGGCGGCTTGAGCCTCGACCGCAAACTGGCCGATGACTCTATAGAACATTCAGGCTCGGCCTGTCTATTTGCGGTGAAGCTCTGCTTCACCGTGGCGTCTGTCAATTCAATTGCGGCTTCGCCGCCGTCGGCAGAGCCGCGTTCTTCGGGGCTGCTTTCCGGAAAAGTAGAACTTTTCCGCAAATAGAGCGGCGGAGCCGCCTGAATCTGTTTCTCCGGTGGCATCGAAACGTCGCAGCGTGGCAACACGTGACTGAAGCGCAAGGACATCGGGGGTGATGTGGCTCCCCTTCAGGGAGCGGTTTGTTGTGGGATCGTGTTCCCTAGGGTTGCGGCCTGCGGCCTTACCCTAGGCTATATATGTTCGTCACCGTTGGTGACAAGAGCTCGGGACCTTTGGGCTAAAGCCTGTGGATCATTATTGCTGCTGTTCCACGGTCGGGCGAGGGAGAGAACCACCCCGACAGTCCCGACAAAAAGACCGTCGGGACTGCCACCCCTCCTTGGTAAGGCGGGGAGCTCGAAGATGCGGGCAGGGATGCCCGCGTTCCGGCGGGTTTATGACTTTTTACGTGCCGATGTAGCGGGCGTAGAGGGTTTTGGCGGCGGTGGGGTCGTCGATGTTTTTGATGATGGCGCGGGCGTCGGCAAAAACGGTGACCTCGCGGCCCTCGGCGGTGAAACGAACCAGGTAGTCGTTTTGTTTAATGTCGCCGCCCGGCGATATCGGGGATCGCGAACAGGCGTTCGGCGAGTGCAGCCAGGTCGATCTCTGTTGGCCGAGGCGGGGCTAACTGGACGGCGTCGCGTCCGCAGAGCACGGCGGTGAATTCCCGGACGTCGGCGTCGAGGAATTCGAACCGGCGTTCGCCGCAACACGGACAATCGGGGCCGAACGCTTCGTTGGTGGGTGTTTCGCCCTTGCTAGCGGACGCAGTTTCGTAGATCGCGGTGGGTGTTTCGCCCTTGCTTACGCGCGGGCTTCTGCAAGGGAGTTTTATCTTTCGCCAGTCGTTTGCCCAGAGGTCGATCTGAACGAGCGAGCCGTGGAGAGATGCTGTGTCGCCGACGAGGAGTTTGAGGCATTCCGCGACCTGGACAGCGGATATGCCGGCGATGATCGGCATTATCACGCCCGCGGTGTCGCACGTCGGCGACGAGCCGGCGTCGGGCATTTCTTCGAAAATGCATCGCAGACAAGGGCTGACGCCCGGGCGAATGGTCATCGTCGTGCCGTAGCTCGAGACGGCCGCTCCGTAGATCCAAGGTGTACCGTGTTTGACGCAAGCATCATTGACCAGATAACGCACCTGAAAATTATCGGTGCCGTCGATAACGACATCGCAGCCCTCGATGAGCGTCTCGACGTTCGAATTATTAACGTCCGCTACGATCGCTTCGACCTCAACTTCGCTATTGATCGCGGCGATGCGGTTGCGAGCGGCGACGGCTTTTGGCAAACGCTCGGCGGCGTCGGATTCGCTGAAAAGCGTCTGGCGTTGGAGGTTGGTGAATTCTACAAAATCGCGGTCAACGATACGCAACCGCCCAACGCCCGCACGCGACAGCATCTCGGCATGCGACGCCCCCAGAGCACCGCAGCCGACGATCAGCACTCGCGACGCGAGGAGCTTCGCCTGGCCTTCGCGGCCGATCTCAGGGAACAGAATTTGTCGGCTGTAGCGTTCCATCATCATCGTGCTTCTAGCCGAAAAGCGACCGTACAAAAGCCCTGATGTTAAGGCCTTCGTCAGGATCGACACCTGACGAAGCCCCAAAACGACGATCGGTCAAGGCCTGCCGGCTCATTTCGTCGCGGAGTTTTGCACGCTGCTGCTCGATAGCCATTTTCTCTTTTTCACGGGCGCGGTCCATACCGCCTGCACGTATGAATTCGATGATCGCGGGCAGCTCGTCCGCATCGAACCACACGCCGTGATCGCGGCAGACGTCCACTATAACGCCCGACGAACGCGCAAAATTCTTGCGGTTCATCAACTCGCCGCAGTCCGGACACGGGACATAATTTACCTTTGTCATGATCTGCGGGCGGACGCCGCGTGCGTCGAGAAATGAAAAGATCGCTGCTTGGCGTTCGCGTTCGGCGCAGACGTTCTCAAAATCGGCGGTCATCATCCACATGCCATCGCACTTCGTACAGCCGCGAAAGCTGGTATCGCCGATCGAGAGCGTTTCGAGGCGCACCTTGCATCGCGGACATTCGGTCTTGTCGCCGTCGGGCGAGATGCCGACCGGAGCCGCGATGGCGCCGCAATGGCCGCAGAATCGACTTCCGACAAACATCAGCCCAAAGCATTTCGGGCATGCGACCGTTTTCAGCCGCGTTTTGCAAAATGTGCATTGCGAGGCGTCGCTATCGACTCCCGCACCACAGTTTGGGCAATTTAAGGCTTCGACTCCCATCTTTCCTCCGTTTCTATCGCAAGCCGCATTACCTCACGCGGTGCTTCCCTTTTCAACCACATTTCGTACTGCAGAATTCCCTGCTCCAATAACATCTCTCTTCCGCCAATGATGTCAATTTCCGTATCGCGTGCCTCAGCGATCAACGGAGTATCTTTTGTGATCAGGTCATACACGCATCTTACACCCGAGATCTGATCAGCGGAAAGCAATATCTCACCGTTCATGCCGACAGGCGTTGCATTTACTACGACGTCAAATCCCTCTAAGGAGACGTTCCGGTCGATCGGCATGATGGTGTTGGAAAAACTCTCAAATGCGGCGGTTGCCCCAGCGACATCGCGAGCAAAGACTACCGTCTCTGCCCCTGACCGCTGAAGAGCGTAAACGCATGCCCGTGCCGCCCCGCCCGCACCGATCACGGCAAAACGCATGCCCGCGATATCGCCGTACCGCGACAAAAGCGGAGCGACAAAGCCCGCGGCATCAGTGTTTCGGCCAATGAGTTTACCATCGGCGAACTCAACAGTATTCACAGCACCGATTGCTCGCGCGGCGGCGTCAATGCCGTCGAGCAGCGGCATTACAGCAAGTTTATGCGGCATTGTGACGGCAAATCCTCGAAAATTGAGACCGACCTCACGCGTATCAGTTAGAACCATCCGACGAAAGAATGCCTCGATATCCTTAACCTGAAACTGCACAAAGACGGCGTCGTCGCCATTCGCCGCAAATGCCGCATTGTGCATCGCAGGCGACAGCGACGACGAAACAGGATCGCCGATGACGCCGAATACGGCAGTATTTGGCGTAATTTCCTTTATTCGATATCTAACGGTTAACTCAGAAAATGAAAATTGTCCTGGAGCAGTGGCAGTGCCATTATCGTAAGCGGCGTAGGCAATCGGTGCACCGAACGCGGGGCCGAGAATGCGTGTCCACTTCCCGGCTTCGCCCATTGCGATCGCCACCACACCGATGCCTTTATCTATTGCGTGACCGAACAATTTCCACAGCGCCAATGTGTACGCGGCGTCATCGACGGTGCAGGCGATCTTTATAATATTTGGGCTGAAAGAGGCGAGACGGTCGAATGTTGCCGAAATATCAATAGGAACGCCGGAATGATCGTGAAACGAGACGATCTTTTTCTTGGCCTCGAGCGATATGTGGGCGATATCTTCTTCTAGGTCACAGGCGAAATAACCTTGTAGTTTGTTAAAAAACGTGATGCGATCTTCGCGAGATAATTCGGCACGGCCGCCCTCTGCTCTCGGACGAAGGGTTGCGATGACCTTTGATCGAATTGAGTTTTCGGATAACAGCCGGACCAATTCGTTGCGTTCGCTCTGCGGAAGATAATCGAACCTGACCTCGAAAAGGTCAGCCTCAGAAGACGCTTCAAGCCTTAGCAGAACCGCAGCGGCGGTCGCTTCGCCGATCGAAACGCATATCTTCACGCGCCCCTCACAGCCATTCCCTTCTTGTCCATCACGAAACTTATGGACATGATCAGCGACACAATGACGCACAGCGCAGCAGCGACAACAACTGCAGTGTTACCGCTTTGTTTCACGGCGATGGCCGTCGCCGCCCACGCGATGGCGAGCGGATACAGAAAATTGCGGAACGCGAACCGCACAAAAACTGCCATCGTGGTGGCTGCCAACAGGCATGCGACCGCGATAAGGTTCCACGTCAGCGATGACAGCTCGGCACCGCTCGCTTTGATCACGATCGATAGATTTACCAGCGTAGCCGCCGTGAGCCAGCCTGCGTAAAGCCCGAAGGTTCCGCGCGCGATCAGCGTGTCCGCGGGCGAATCGGTATTTCGAAACATCACCGCGATCGAAAGCGCCGTCAGGAACAGCGCCGCTATCACGATCAAACAGGCGACCAGCATTTCCTGATGCCAGAGCCACAGCCACAAGGCATTGAGAAAACAGCTCAAAAGATAAAGCGGCCTGACGCGGCGATAGCGAACACAGTCGAGCTTGAAAAGCTGATATATCGAAAACGCGATCAAACCCGCGTAGATCAGGCTCCATATCGCAAAGGCATACCCCGCCGGTGTCAAAACCGTTGGATATTTATCCGAGATGACAGCGGTATCGATATTATTCAACCGGCCGGTCGTCGCGAGATAATTGACCCAAAGAACAACGGTCGTCGCGATGACCACGATGTAAGACTGGATCTTGACTGCGAGCATACTATTTTCCCGATCTCATGCGCTTGTACACAAATTTTGCTTCTCTAAAACTTCCGTCGCCGGACCTCATTGCAAGAAATAGGTCCATCACATCGCCCCGCGGTTCAAAAGTAAGCCCGTTGAAGTAATATCTCTTGCTGTCCTTCTTAATGAAAGGAAAATCTACGGTCTTGTCTTTTTCTTCCCAGCCGACGAGATCGGGGGCGAAATGTTTCAGCCGCATTACAAGGC
This sequence is a window from Acidobacteriota bacterium. Protein-coding genes within it:
- a CDS encoding putative DNA binding domain-containing protein; the protein is MTKYELKQILENPFENEGWTRVLRDIFGVRNLLQTPKPITLPANDLAKKAVELGSFNTADGRVVGLYQIDLKNNVRIGQNRVGVRSLLRSVYKYDVDAALVVFVQNDKWRLSLISEIRVRNPETDEVIEQKTEPKRFTYLLGNGETVRTAVDSLDFYSQSDLKLDALLKAFSVEKLNKDFFTDYEAVFRLIEEEVKQSIPDTKANDKVAAEKRRLFTQRLFNRLMFIYFLQKKAWLEFDGDTDYLRRLFNEAEANGENFFADRLFWVFFSGLGEAESADVHDSNLLKGRRGKVPYLNGGLFEKDEDGFDERGSVSLGNENLGRILTLFERYNFTVDESSPIDVQVAVDPEMLGKVFEELVTGRGDSGSYYTPREIVQFMCREALIRYLEIADIGMAKLRALVYHYSDENLTVAEARALLQRLTEIRVVDPACGSGAYLLGILQELTILTGILDTRAQNADKEIFDRKLAIIQANLYGVDKDKFAVQIARLRLWLSLAIDFTGDEPQPLPNLDFKIECGDSLTAPDPSRANLDGVAEQIEQYRRAKAKFFDASIRAPHDKEYREGLLEEVNRLHDEISFWVHANQNAGVPEDAFDWAIEFAEVFKRNETGQRGFDVVLANPPYGAKVADNVRDLYFDRAREGSQSKDTYGLFMARGLQLLRSGGILSYIVSDTWRTIKSHLPLRRRILEQSTVHHFLDLPPWVFDATVNTCILTLTKQPPTEDNNVLAGDLRNLPVRNWRMLEDNLRVVSAHGFDAQTLDYARYTYPQRAITTYSNLSFFIASPELHQLFCNEDFTQLARMAQVKQGLITADNQHYLRKREGVRGSYEILDERKLLRETEIANLSQDEKRNGVDPNEYEGRHFLPYDKGGESNAGDGWLPNYYVPTGYFIDWSRSSVHRLETHTSDNQDGRIAARFQNRDYYFRQGITFSPTGVYSPTFRLGCNAIFGNKGSTIFSNEKPATLLLAILASVLSRYQLKNYLSHTVETGEEVLLNLMLPEMSPEDENQLETLVQSIIDSQKLDPLYSYYLHEQREIDSLIFGLYELTPDQVREVEMWFCRRYPRPAEAQGLTAEIKEKYADHLARCERILSKPPEYWLSNPILTLIAEGESSQLEFKETLEANNVTGEKHPGVLLGNLKTIAAFLNTDGGTLLIGVSDSGEIKGLGLDFRLCGKANVDGFELKLQDLIKDRLKAPVGKIKVRFETLPEGDVCRIDVEPNPAVTFLDGKDVYVRTGNRTEKLEGPRLAEWIQTRNAN
- a CDS encoding DEAD/DEAH box helicase family protein, whose product is MSSKFFTNSNERSLFDKFTGIIHGMKDLYAFHAVVGYFRSSGYFALQPYLKDLKKIKILVGINVDQMFAETQRKGLLFFGDEARAKQEFLNWFIQDIREAKYSAEVEEGILQFVTDLIEGRIEVRAHNSRAIHAKFYLFLPEHHTANSDGWVIMGSSNLTEAGLGIKQSPNYELNIALKDFDDVQFAKGEFTNLWAESTPILPADIQSFKDKTHIGQVFTPHEIYLKFLTEYFGRNIDYDPDTVGDLPSTFRKLSYQIDAVNEGFQMLMRDNGFFLADVVGLGKTVVAAMIAKRFRIANGSQNTKILVVYPPALERNWKDTFRQFRLDKDTKFITNGSLEKILDGNDHNYWPKEEYDLILVDEAHRYRNHTSQMFQNLQRICKSPRTGDGLIADDKKKVILISATPLNNRPQDIYYQLQLFQDSRRSTLTETNLQAFFGPIIREYKEIIRDPQPDLGRIRELYQQMRERIISPITVRRTRTDLRNYPKYLQDLKEQGIDFPEISPPREIEYELRGKIGELFTHSMDVLTNEVKYFRYQAVLALKEEIRDEQYPQARIVSLSLAGILRNLMVKRLESSFYAFKRTLRNVAKATERMIAMFANDKVFIAPDFDVNALMEKGYTMEEVENYILERTVDDPDSRNRIFPASDFEPEFVVGLRNDLDLLNGLIKQWKEIDEDPKLETFFDALDRQFLNTSTNASGKLVIFTESKDTANHLHESIKERLGIDALNVSAENRKKLFETIRDNFDANYTGEQKDDHQLLITTDVLAEGVNLHRANVIVNYDTPWNATRLMQRIGRVNRIGSVGKVVYSYNFYPSPQGDEYINLYNKALVKLQSFHSAFGEDAKIYTHEEFVEQFKLFQEGLEDEEDKRLFYLRYIREFKDANPNKFKRIKAFPLKARTGRSISRSKKQDVEDSTVIFLKSQYKTEFYTSRGDGNVEALTFLQAAAIFEARSSEPAFPLPPNHYDHVQAALNTFEKDFFGSSTEAVTTTDKADARSNQAKKFLRDISGITKHDEIKTVCGNLGELIDRGTYAALPGEVRKLRQKVEKRQITWQQAESILVELARKFDALDESDGSTSITELSANIEPEIVLSETFIP